CAAGGTGCCTGGAATGTGATTCATTTATCCCACACCGTGTTTCTTGAATAAGAAGAAATggaattttttttgcgggaaaggaAATTGGTAGTTACGCATTTTCCGTCTTCTTCATTTCTTTTGTTTTTCCAATTTCTCTTTTTCGTTGGTTCCTTTTATGGTGCAGGATTTTCTTCCATAATTTGACTTTCCATCCAAAATCTTAGGAATATTTTTGTACATAACAAAGCATCATATATTGTGGAATTCTTGGAAAATACTCAGGAGTACACAAGTGCTACAATACTAATATTTCACCCTGACTACACGATCGATCATGGGAAAAAGGTTGTTTGTTAAGTGTATTTCATCAAGCACTCAGCAAACAAGCCCTTAGTTTCCTATGTGTGCCGGAGAAAACACTCGGCAAAGGGACCTCTCAGCAAGGGCTGCCTCTTGCCACCGCCTGGTCTCCTATGGTCCTTGAATCGGCTAAAAAAATAGTTAATCATGAGCGTCAATTGAACTCACAACCAACTACTACACATCCGGAGCATCATGCCAACAGGGTTCATTCCCGAGTGTGTGAAAATCTATGGTTCGTCCACAATttaatagtcccacctcgcccatTAAAATGAAATTTCATCAGTTTTTATACTAAGCGAGTTGTTGTACCAGCAAGCTGGCTAGAAAATCATTAGAAATATGATGATGTTGTACCAGCAAGTTGTTgggctaggacttatgaaccaaacagggccttagagacGTGGTGCTTTAGCGCAAGCAAAATGCTACAGTATTCGCTATGTTGCATTAAGTTTCCGACTCCTTTACGCCCACAAGAGCCAAAAACTGATGCATATTCATGTCTGAACCGCACGTGGATTGCCTCCTCAACTTTTTAAGATTTTTTTTGGGGGATGAGTAGAAATCAGTGTATGTGAACTGTGATGGTTGTTTGCTTGGTGTATCTATATGGGGTGTTCACGTCAATATAGAGAGGTGAGGAGTGCGTTGCTGCTGAAGATCTCCGAAGACCACTTCCCTGGCAATATATAATTTGATGCCGGTTTCTAGTGTGTACCTTTTTATTGCAGTTCGGAAGATATCCTCCTCTCCTTTTGATATGAATATTCCAGTAGATTTTGTTGCAGGCTAATGGGACTAAAATAGGATGATGCTTATTTTGTACATAAACGGATGGGTTCATGTTCTCCTTCAATGCCAGGGCAAGTCATATGAGTTGTCAGAAAAGAAAGAGTTACCAATGCCCAAGTGATCATGATGCTATTTTATCTGATAAGTTAAACTTCTTCTCGTGTTGCGAGTTTGCTCCCTTCAGTTTTTCATTCTATTGTTGATCAAAACAATAGGATAACTGGCGAGCCAGCCGCCGTTAACAAAGACTCTGGTGAACTCCGATATGGAAGCGAGAAAGACACAATGGATAACATGCACATATCCAGGAGGGGTTGGATGCAGTAACTGGTTTCCCAGCTGGAGAAGGGATCCAATGACACGAGCGAAAAGCTCTGCAAACCACAAAAGTGAGCAAGAAAGGATTTCCGGATGTTTTATCCGGTATCCATGCCTAGCAGGCTAGCACTCGAACCTCGTGCTCACTTACACTGTGATGTCTGGTGTATGGCTACATGATAAAATCGCGTCCGAGTACGAGGTGGCAGGCATCACCTTGCACAACCTCATCTCCGCAACATGTCATTTTTTTCTCGCGTTGCAACACATGGGCACTTTGCTAGTATACTCCAACAAAATATAATATAGTGGTCTTGAAGCAGAAACATACCATTACTAGTCCAGTGGAAACAATCCATACACCAGTTGCCATTGAGCGTTCCATAAGTTGTGACATGTTCTTttactgtttcttttgtgttgtgcAACAAAGGAGCGCGTACAACAGCGGGAAGCACGCCGACTAAAGGATGAGTGTCTAAAAGCTCGCTAACACTTGGCATTTTCACTAATGGTGGATTCCTCTTAAGCTTCTTCAAGTCTGTCTGAGAAGTGAAGAACTAGCATATTTGTTTTGATTTCTGAAAACCCACAAAGTCACTAATCTTTACTTGGGAACAATGAAAGACAAGTCAAACACTCTCACTACTTGCAAAGCATCGTCCAGAACACAAATCAGCTGAAAAAAATGTGAACGGTTTCAGAATCCAGGCATTTTCACCAATGAGGAATTCCTTATATTTTTATTCATATAATGAGGTCTTTCTACGTTTGTGCAGAAATATGGTATAAAGTATCTCTATAAAGTATTGTGAAGCTTTATAAATCTAGGATTGTTTGGATCAAGGGAGTTCCACAACAATTTCGCACGAAACCAAACAATAATCCACAAAAATTCTTAGAACATCCTTTCCGTTCCAAAATCGCTAACCATTTTACAGCTATTTTTTTGTTTATTCTAAAGAACCCATTTACTTCCATCCAAATATACTTACCACACAATCAGAAAGTAAATGTTGCACTGATTCATCTGTAATTTGCACGTCTAGCGCCCAAAAACTGAATAACATGCACATCAAAGTACTAGCAAATACACAGAACTTCCTAGTCAGTATTGTTTTACAACAATGGAAGACAAGTACTACAGAAATGCTCAATAATGGGCGCATATGCCTGCACACAGCTTACTTCAACACCACGTGATGCACTTTGCTCGTTCATGGACCTTGGCCTGGAAGTATGACATGCAGCTATACATCTTCTTGGTTACATTCCCTTGCATGTTGTTGACATACTGATAGAATGCACACCTCCAGGTCTCGCTGTAAAACCAGAACATGCCGCAGTACAGCCAGAACCCAAAGATGAACCCAGCAGCCACAAAGCAATACAGCCACAATGCCTCCCTGCTGTCTTCAGCCTGGCTCATTCCGCTTTGCGTCGATGTCGACGAGTCTACACAGCCCTCCAAGGGGAAACCATATAACCCTGGATTGTTGCTGTATATGGATGGATCTGGGAGCGTtcgcagctggtcgctcataggtatCAACCCCGATAAATTATTACTCGAGAGGTTCAGAGCGGTTATGCTCTTCAAACCTGCAAAGCTTGGAGGAATTTCTCCCGAGAGTCGGTTCAGAGAAAGGTCCAAGGATTCCAGCAGTACTAGATTGCCAATGTCTTCGGGAATGCAGCCTAACAAATGATTTCCTGATAAGTTCAGATACCTCAGCCCAAGAAGGGTTGTGAGCCCATTTGGAATCTCTTGTGAAAGAGAGTTGCCAGATAAGTCGATACCCACAATACCTACCATTAGGATTGGGAAACCATGATCCACACCTTTCCAAACTATTTGAATCTGCCCACTAATTATCTCCAATCTTAGATTATTGTCCAAGACAATGTCTCCTGCATTATGTACCATGCCAGTAAAATTGGCAAAATTGTCTGGAATGGGTCCAATGAGATTATTTTTTGACAAGTCCAATACATGGAGTTGCTGGAATTTTAATATCTGGTGGGGTATGATTCCATCAAACATATTTGATGATAATCGAAGAACAATGAGATTTGGCAAGCTCTTGCTTACCCAAGAAGGTATTCTACCAGAGAAATTATTGCCTCCAAGATCTAgagtgataaggtttttgcatttccTAAGACCCAAAGGAAAGGTTCCTTCGAAATGGTTATTGGCTAGGCGTAAACAGACAAGATTATCGTTGCAAGTCTTCCAAAAGGGAACTACACCACTGAAAGAATTGCTAGAAAGATCCATGTATCCCAAACTTGGCATGTCCCACAAACACTTGGGGAGACCTCCATCTAATAAATTGTTTGATAGGTCTAGGAAGCTTAAATAAGTAGAGTTACAAATGAATACCTTGCCCCCATCTGTGAGAAGCGTGCCATACAAGTGATTTTGACCCAAAGTCATCATGCGAAGCTCCCATGGATGCTCGCCAACACAGTCCTTTATATCTGCAACAATGTTGTTTGCCGTGAAGTCAACAAACATCAGGGATGTGCAGTTTCGGAAGGTCTGGTGGTGAATGCCCGTGAATCCATTGGACCTAGCACTGACAATACTCAGTCGTCCTCCTACACAAATGGATGACGGGAACAGCCCGGAGAAGTTGTTCATTTCAATATCAACTGTCTCCAGGAGGCTGCTATTCCCAAGCTCGGGGACGATGTGGCCTCCGAGCTGGTTTTCTGACAGAGACAATTCCTGGAGTGACACCAAATTAGAGATGGTACCTGGTAGCTGCCCTTGTAAATAGTTAGACCATAAGCTCATGATGTTTAGTTGTGTCATGTTTCCAATCTCAAGTGGGATGCTCCCTGTCAGATTGTTCCCTTGCATGCTGAGCACGCGGAGCTTCACGAGCACCCCAATTGTTGGTGGAATTGACCCGGTCAAAGTAACCGAGTAAAGATGGAGCTCCTCCAAGGTCGTCAAGTTACCAATCTCTTGAGGTAGATTGCTATCGAGCCCCAGGTATAATAGATACAGTGCGGAAAGGTGCTTCAGCTGTCCAATGCTGCGCGGAATGGCACCCCTCAAAGACAGATTATTGAAGATATACAACCGGGCCAAGCTCGTCAGGTTGCCAATCCCTGCTGGAATTGTACCATATAGACCATTGCTGCTCAAGGTGAGATTCTTCAGGTGGGGAAAAGCCGAGAAGTCGAACCTGTCAAGTGTGCCGTTCAAACTTGCCTCCATAAAATGGAGCCCTGTCATGTGCCCAGCCGAGTTGCAAGTGATGTGCGTCCACTTGCAAAGGCTGGTGGAGTTGGCCAACGACCATGATCCAAGGGAGTCATCCGCACTGACCAAGCTAGCCTTCCAATTCACTAGCGCTTCAGCTTCACGCCGGATGCCTGCTCTCACCGTCACCGGCGCGGCAGCACATAGTAGCAGACAGGTGCAAGAGAGCAGGAAGAGGCCTACGGGGTGGAGTTTCATAGTGGCTTTGGCTTCGGTATGGGTGGTGCTTCCCTGGTGCAGAGGATATAAAACCTTGGGATGAGCCAGCCAGCCGCCCGGCCGGACATTACAGTGGTGGTAGGGACCTCGTAGCTTACAAATGGCACATTATGAAGTGCTGTTAATTTAGATTAAGGAGAAGCTACGCGCTACTATTTTATAGAATCCTCATGAGAATAGGAAATTACATATCACatagtgtatatatgcatgtgtcaCTATCAGGCTGCCACTTGGAAGTCATGGCAACCTTTTTTTTAACCCTGGTTCTTACAGAACCCAACTGATATGTCAAACAGTGTGGAAACTAACACTTGATAGGTTTCATAGATGCACGAATGATCAAGGTCCATGAAACACGTTGAAGTAGATGGCCAGTACTGACCAAGATTTTGGTTACCGAGGAGGTCATTTTTCTCGTGGGTGACTGGGAAAGGCGGATACCACAGTTACCGCGAAATTCCGAGCAAATGTCGGACGAAATTTTATTTCAAATTTTGAATTCGAATTTTTGGGACCAAGAACTAAAAAATTCGAGTATTTgacagcatgcctactgtattatcCCCCTAACATATGTCATAAGTTCAGAACAAAGTTCATTGGTTCTTTGGAAGTTCAAGAACAATGAATctataacaacaacaaaaatgaACGGTTGAGTTATACATCAGCTGCAATACCTGACCTTTAGGTGATAATTATTGAATTAACATTATAGTTTGCTCTATTATATAACATCCTTTTCTCAATTGAATTTGTTATGCATCAAAGTAAAAGCACAAATTTCTAGATGTTCTTCGTGTCTGTAAAAAATTCTTTAGACAATGCACAAATTTCTAGGctacgaaaagaaagagaaatttttGGTTCAAAGAAACAACAAGTAACCAATTTTGATTCATCCGGTCTTCTTTTCTACAAACATACATATTATAACTCTATATGTACATACATAACAGTATTCAGATTTTTTTAGGATAAAATATTAATGTTTTCAAAGTTTTTTTAAAGGATATGTTTCAACAATTATTGCTGTTCAGTCAACCTAAATTAAGCTTGGAAAAGTATGTTGGTAATCAAGCAGATTGTACCTCCTACATTCAACATGATAGCACAGGAGCATCTCGCAGAACTGAACTTAATGAACAGATGATTGTAGATTGAATGCAGAACCAGGATGTCACTACTTACAAAACATTTACCCTAAAAAATAAAGGATGGTGAGCTTGTTCTTGACTTCTGTGAACTCTAACTCGAATTATCAATGGAAATAAAGCACACAAGAGGATCAAAAGGCCAAAGTTGGTGTCTTATTTAGCCGGGCGACACAACCTGCACCTGATCAGGTCCTGGGACCTTGGGTAGCTCTTGGTTGCTGTAAGTAAAACTATTTGATGCTCGGTTTCAACTTGTCTAAAGTTTCCTCACAAAAAAAAGGAAGTTAAGTCACTAACATGATCATTGTAAAGGTTCTTAACAAGTTCAGCTGTACTGATCATCATAGAAATGGATGTTAGGATATAAGACATAGACAAAACAAGCATAACAATCTTTCTGGATATATCGCAGACTGCCGCTAACTGGTAAAAAAGAAAATTCATTTGCTGAAATTGGTTCTACATT
The Triticum dicoccoides isolate Atlit2015 ecotype Zavitan chromosome 3A, WEW_v2.0, whole genome shotgun sequence genome window above contains:
- the LOC119271832 gene encoding MDIS1-interacting receptor like kinase 2-like codes for the protein MKLHPVGLFLLSCTCLLLCAAAPVTVRAGIRREAEALVNWKASLVSADDSLGSWSLANSTSLCKWTHITCNSAGHMTGLHFMEASLNGTLDRFDFSAFPHLKNLTLSSNGLYGTIPAGIGNLTSLARLYIFNNLSLRGAIPRSIGQLKHLSALYLLYLGLDSNLPQEIGNLTTLEELHLYSVTLTGSIPPTIGVLVKLRVLSMQGNNLTGSIPLEIGNMTQLNIMSLWSNYLQGQLPENQLGGHIVPELGNSSLLETVDIEMNNFSGLFPSSICVGGRLSIVSARSNGFTGIHHQTFRNCTSLMFVDFTANNIVADIKDCNNFSGRIPSWVSKSLPNLIVLRLSSNMFDGIIPHQILKFQQLHVLDLSKNNLIGPIPDNFANFTGMVHNAGDIVLDNNLRLEIISGQIQIVWKGVDHGFPILMVGIVGIDLSGNSLSQEIPNGLTTLLGLRYLNLSGNHLLGCIPEDIGNLVLLESLDLSLNRLSGEIPPSFAGLKSITALNLSSNNLSGLIPMSDQLRTLPDPSIYSNNPGLYGFPLEGCVDSSTSTQSGMSQAEDSREALWLYCFVAAGFIFGFWLYCGMFWFYSETWRCAFYQYVNNMQGNVTKKMYSCMSYFQAKVHERANFWALDVQITDESVQHLLSDCVEHSSGPSAAALRAKSDSLRAATHDGEIVGVLNSVIQSHHRDLVVRGARGHTEMELPDSTSNRGDAAARTFELTVNFFPSKAKLVDGSIQNIERDTIVKWEVEFTEIDPQVLQNMGETAVKK